The following proteins come from a genomic window of Nitrospira sp.:
- a CDS encoding Toxin 1, PIN domain yields the protein MRVYVDTSVLAAYYCPEPLSLAAERALRNLSSPMISDLTLVEFASAISRKVREKTLPRESAARVMAQFETHVEDGYYEVLSLKTRDYRLAKSWLGQLNGTLQTLDALHLAVAETTGASIVSADRRLASEARKLGVSVKLLTIGRAL from the coding sequence GTGAGAGTTTATGTCGATACCAGCGTCCTTGCAGCGTACTACTGTCCGGAGCCGTTAAGTCTCGCAGCGGAGCGTGCCCTCAGAAACCTCAGTTCTCCAATGATCAGTGATCTCACCCTGGTTGAGTTCGCGTCAGCTATTTCTCGAAAGGTCCGGGAAAAGACGTTGCCTCGCGAAAGTGCCGCAAGAGTCATGGCTCAATTCGAGACACATGTCGAGGATGGATACTATGAGGTCCTCTCCCTGAAGACGCGAGATTATCGTCTGGCCAAGTCGTGGTTGGGGCAACTCAATGGAACACTCCAAACGCTTGATGCCCTGCATCTAGCCGTGGCTGAAACCACTGGCGCTTCAATTGTAAGCGCCGACCGCCGGCTTGCATCGGAGGCTCGGAAGTTGGGAGTGTCGGTCAAACTGCTCACCATAGGGCGGGCGTTATAG
- a CDS encoding Kup system potassium uptake protein codes for MTSPPERATSPGLALAALGIVYGDIGTSPLYALRECFHASHGLSVTLPTITGLLSLIIWALLLIVTVKYLLFVMRADNQGEGGILALMALGQRHREESAFPLPIGPVIALGLVGASLVYGDGIITPAISVLSAVEGIEVETTAYQPYTLPIAIAVLLVLFAVQSRGTGRLGEWFGPIMLLWFVTLAALGIKSAIQTPEVFAAVSPHHAIQFLIDHPTQGFAVLGSVFLVLTGAEALYADMGHFGKAPIRLGWYSVVLPSLLLQYLGQGALLVRQPEAVTNPFYLLAPGWFLLPLVVLATSATIIASQAMLTGAFSLTHQAIQLDYLPRMQIRYTSASQIGQIYVPAMNVMMLIGTVGLVLLFGTSSNLAAAYGIAVAGTMVMTTLLISVVARRQWKWSRPAVILVTGCFLVMDLSFFGSNVLKIPHGGWLPLIIGTGIFLLMTTWNGGRRLIAKHLWSKMPQLAAYLKEVLTQPFTRVPGTAIYLTQFPDLTPPSFVQNVRHNKVLHTQLIFLTTTTARIPTVTDSHHVRIEPLAEDVRRVVIQYGFMETPNIPRLLAACRTQGLDLDLDQATFFLSRVNSLATPKPGMALWRERLFIFLSRNSQRASSFFHIPAEQVVEIGVVVEI; via the coding sequence ATGACTAGCCCACCCGAGCGTGCTACGTCTCCGGGACTGGCGCTGGCCGCGCTTGGTATCGTGTACGGCGATATCGGAACCAGTCCTCTCTATGCGCTGCGGGAATGTTTTCACGCCTCGCACGGTTTGTCCGTCACCCTTCCAACGATCACCGGTCTCCTTTCGCTCATCATCTGGGCGTTGCTGCTGATCGTCACAGTCAAGTACTTGCTGTTCGTCATGCGCGCGGACAATCAAGGGGAAGGAGGCATCCTGGCACTCATGGCCTTGGGACAACGTCATCGGGAAGAGTCCGCGTTCCCTTTGCCCATCGGCCCGGTGATCGCGCTGGGTTTGGTCGGAGCCTCATTGGTCTACGGTGACGGCATCATCACACCCGCCATCTCGGTCTTGAGCGCCGTGGAAGGGATTGAAGTCGAAACGACTGCCTATCAACCCTATACGTTGCCAATCGCCATCGCCGTGCTGCTGGTACTCTTTGCAGTCCAATCGCGCGGGACTGGACGCCTCGGCGAATGGTTCGGTCCTATCATGCTGCTCTGGTTCGTTACGCTTGCCGCCTTAGGAATCAAGAGTGCCATACAGACTCCGGAGGTGTTTGCTGCCGTCAGCCCCCATCACGCCATCCAGTTTTTGATTGATCATCCCACGCAAGGCTTTGCGGTATTGGGAAGCGTATTTCTCGTCTTAACGGGAGCCGAAGCCTTGTATGCCGACATGGGACACTTCGGGAAGGCACCCATTCGATTAGGCTGGTACAGTGTGGTGTTGCCGTCGCTCCTGCTGCAATACTTAGGACAAGGCGCCTTGCTGGTCCGGCAGCCGGAGGCCGTGACCAATCCGTTTTATCTGCTGGCGCCCGGATGGTTTCTCCTCCCGTTGGTCGTGCTCGCGACATCGGCCACCATCATCGCATCGCAAGCGATGCTGACCGGCGCTTTTTCGCTCACACATCAGGCGATTCAGCTCGACTATCTGCCGCGCATGCAGATTCGCTACACCTCCGCCTCTCAGATCGGACAAATCTACGTACCGGCCATGAACGTGATGATGCTGATCGGCACGGTGGGCCTGGTGCTGCTCTTCGGCACCTCCAGCAACCTAGCCGCAGCATACGGGATCGCCGTGGCAGGTACCATGGTCATGACTACGCTGTTGATTTCCGTCGTGGCACGACGCCAATGGAAATGGAGCCGGCCGGCTGTGATCCTCGTCACCGGTTGTTTCCTGGTCATGGACCTTTCGTTTTTCGGATCCAATGTGCTGAAGATTCCGCACGGCGGCTGGTTACCCTTGATAATCGGCACCGGTATTTTTCTCTTGATGACCACCTGGAATGGAGGTCGTCGGCTCATCGCAAAGCATCTCTGGAGCAAAATGCCGCAACTGGCGGCCTACCTCAAAGAGGTGCTGACACAGCCATTCACCCGCGTCCCGGGTACGGCTATTTACTTGACCCAGTTTCCCGACTTGACGCCGCCATCCTTCGTGCAGAACGTGCGGCATAATAAGGTGCTCCATACACAACTGATCTTCCTGACCACCACGACTGCCCGCATTCCGACGGTCACCGACAGCCATCACGTCCGTATCGAGCCTCTCGCCGAAGATGTCCGGCGGGTTGTGATCCAGTACGGATTCATGGAGACACCGAACATTCCGCGCCTCCTCGCGGCATGCCGGACACAAGGATTGGATCTGGATCTCGATCAGGCGACGTTCTTCCTCAGCCGCGTAAATTCGCTTGCGACACCGAAACCGGGCATGGCGTTGTGGCGGGAACGGCTCTTCATCTTCCTCAGCCGCAACTCCCAGCGCGCGAGTTCATTCTTCCATATTCCCGCCGAGCAGGTCGTCGAGATCGGGGTGGTGGTGGAAATTTAG
- a CDS encoding Flagellar motor rotation protein MotB, with product MIMKLIAFAFLFTVAANGHESSLAASQAKVDTQLTEGRSDNGQPSLIAMLVGFLRPADVRNSQPDNEVGSYLHKVDTDDPSPAASAASITPMTSITIDPPQSQPVDADQEKLEVDREKARLEQLQQQLTAKEKELALLLEKTAATTNQLTVEKTRAEALEAQLSQKEQELAGLCTQRDTHQLMSQELNRTRSSLELTRQQVFDIERQFAISNDQLDTAMQRIADLDLQLVAKEQEFQLAKSNMDMELAARDSQLVQAKRLLASLGKSLPKPAKLVASNKNPLPQQAITTARATADLTRVSEKLTSALQEELKRGSVVLEQRGDKLTLALSSGELFAKGRATMTPAGNSLVKRIGVALRKFRPQSVEVAGHTDSTPVKYDSRRPFKDNSDLSRARAEHAGKALIKGGVGVDRVRTVGYADSRPIATNDTEEGRSKNRRVEIVVTQGSEPIASSSEKDGQTVSNNRSTSSYGGMVQKVVNR from the coding sequence ATGATTATGAAGCTAATCGCCTTTGCCTTTCTCTTCACCGTCGCGGCGAATGGACACGAATCGAGCCTGGCTGCCTCGCAAGCTAAGGTCGATACCCAGTTGACCGAGGGGCGCTCGGACAATGGTCAACCTTCTCTCATAGCTATGCTCGTCGGGTTCCTGAGGCCGGCCGATGTTCGGAACTCTCAACCGGACAATGAGGTAGGCTCGTATCTCCATAAAGTCGACACCGATGATCCGTCGCCCGCTGCGTCTGCTGCATCCATTACGCCTATGACATCCATCACGATCGATCCTCCCCAGAGCCAACCTGTGGACGCAGATCAAGAAAAGCTGGAGGTAGACAGAGAGAAGGCGAGGCTGGAACAGCTTCAACAACAGCTGACTGCCAAAGAGAAGGAACTGGCTCTTCTGCTGGAGAAAACGGCAGCGACCACGAATCAGTTGACGGTCGAAAAGACCCGAGCGGAAGCATTGGAAGCGCAACTGAGCCAAAAGGAACAGGAACTCGCGGGGCTCTGCACCCAACGAGACACACACCAGCTGATGTCGCAAGAGCTGAACCGGACAAGAAGCAGCCTGGAGCTGACCAGACAGCAAGTCTTCGACATTGAGCGACAATTTGCCATCAGCAATGATCAGCTTGATACGGCGATGCAACGCATCGCGGACCTTGACCTGCAGCTGGTGGCGAAAGAGCAGGAGTTCCAACTGGCCAAGTCCAACATGGATATGGAACTCGCCGCTCGCGACTCGCAGCTCGTGCAGGCCAAACGCCTGCTCGCGAGCCTAGGCAAGAGCTTGCCGAAGCCGGCCAAACTGGTTGCCTCGAACAAGAATCCGCTTCCTCAGCAAGCCATCACGACGGCGCGAGCCACGGCTGATCTCACCAGGGTCAGCGAGAAACTCACGAGCGCGCTCCAAGAAGAGCTGAAGCGAGGCAGTGTCGTCTTAGAGCAACGTGGCGACAAACTCACGCTCGCATTGTCGTCGGGCGAACTGTTCGCCAAAGGGCGAGCCACCATGACACCCGCCGGGAACTCCTTGGTCAAGCGCATCGGCGTGGCCTTGCGTAAATTCCGTCCCCAGAGCGTTGAAGTCGCTGGACATACCGACAGCACACCGGTCAAGTACGATAGTCGGCGACCATTTAAGGATAACAGTGATCTCTCTCGGGCGCGCGCCGAACATGCCGGCAAGGCTCTGATCAAGGGTGGAGTAGGTGTCGACCGAGTCAGGACGGTTGGATATGCGGACTCACGACCGATCGCGACCAACGACACAGAAGAAGGCCGGAGCAAGAACCGGCGGGTCGAGATCGTCGTGACCCAGGGATCCGAGCCGATCGCATCATCAAGCGAAAAGGACGGACAAACTGTAAGCAACAACCGAAGCACGTCCTCATACGGAGGAATGGTTCAAAAAGTCGTCAACCGCTGA